ATATACGAGGGCTGTATTCCAGATTAATGTTCCTGTTGTAGTATAAAGAAGAAATAGGCCTAATTTCATATTTGCCATACCCGCCGGAATAGATATAAGGCTTCGGACAAGCGGAACCATTCTGCAGAAGAAAACAGTCCGATAACCATAACGGGTAAACCATGAATCGGCCTTTTCGATATCGCTTGCTTTTATCCTGAGTATATGCCCCCAGCGGTTTATCAAATTCTCAAGCCTTTTTACGTTAAAAAGACGGCCAATTTCGTAAAGTACAAAAGCCCCCGAGACAGAACCGGCAGTAGCGGATGTAATCACGCCTAAAATGGTCATCCGGGCCCTTGTAGTCATGAACCCTCCAAAAGTAAGTACGACTTCCGAGGGTATGGGTGGGAAAACATTCTCCAATAAGATCATGATAAATGTGCCGAGATAACCGAAATGCTGCATGAAATTTATGATCCAGTTTTGCATAGTAAATTCCTCACTTGAATTATTTACACTTAAATACATTAAGAGCATGAATACATTATATAATACCCCGAAGTTATCTGTAAACCTTTCCTTAGTATTCTTCTTCAATCCGTAATTTGAACTTATGTTATTTTGAACACTCATTCGTTGCTCAAAATAACATAATCCTATTTATGCCTGATTTCATATTGCGAATCGAAGTAATATTCTTTTATAATACATGCCCCTTAATTTGCTAAATGTGATAGATAATAATGGTATAATAAAATATATCGTTTGAAGTGAGGGTGGTAAAACATGTTTATTAGGAAAGCAAATGTAAGCGACGTAGAGAGGATAAATGAAATATATAATCAAGCTGTATTGAATACGATTGCCAGTTTGGATATACAACCAAGGTCTTTGAAATATCAACTGGATTGGTTTAAAAGTCACAATGATAGATTTGCAGTTTTTGTGGCATGCAAAAACGGCATAATAACGGGATGGGCATCTTTATCCCTTTGGTCCGATAAATCCGGATACAAGGATGTGGCGGAGGATTCCATATATATTGATGAAAAATACAGGGGAAACGGAATAGGAAAGCAACTTTTAAAGACGATTATGGAT
The genomic region above belongs to Clostridiales bacterium and contains:
- a CDS encoding GNAT family N-acetyltransferase, whose product is MFIRKANVSDVERINEIYNQAVLNTIASLDIQPRSLKYQLDWFKSHNDRFAVFVACKNGIITGWASLSLWSDKSGYKDVAEDSIYIDEKYRGNGIGKQLLKTIMDHAKANGFHTIIARISDGNDISVHMHQEYGFKMVGTLKDIGYKFGRYINVHIMQLQLQLGDS
- a CDS encoding DedA family protein; this encodes MQNWIINFMQHFGYLGTFIMILLENVFPPIPSEVVLTFGGFMTTRARMTILGVITSATAGSVSGAFVLYEIGRLFNVKRLENLINRWGHILRIKASDIEKADSWFTRYGYRTVFFCRMVPLVRSLISIPAGMANMKLGLFLLYTTTGTLIWNTALVYAGAALGESWQEILEFMDVYSEITFIILSLAVIFFVILWYVRKKCKLRE